The following proteins come from a genomic window of Aspergillus oryzae RIB40 DNA, chromosome 4:
- a CDS encoding H(+)-transporting V0 sector ATPase subunit c'' (vacuolar H+-ATPase V0 sector, subunit c'') produces MGLVYPAGAATVSLLVIGGYMLFHGDGEQFNVGQFLESVSPYAWANIGIAMCIGLSVVGAAWGIFLTGSSIVGGGVKAPRIRTKNLISIIFCEVVAIYGVIMAIVFSSKLNLVGDDEIFSGSNQYTGYALFWGGITVGMCNLICGISVGINGSSAALADAADGSLFVKILVIEIFSSVLGLFGLIIGLLVTQKANEFK; encoded by the exons ATGGGTCTCGTCTATCCAGCTGGTGCTGCTACCGTGTCACTCCTGGTGATCGGGGGCT ATATGCTTTTCCACGGAGATGGCGAACAATTTAAT GTTGGTCAATTCCTCGAATCGGTATCTCCATATGCTTGGGCAAACATCGGTATCGCGATGTGCATAGGTTTATCAGTCGTTGGAGCAGCGTG GGGTATCTTTCTCACAGGTTCATCTATTGTCGGCGGAGGTGTCAAGGCACCAAGAATCCGGACGAAGAACTTGATCTCTATTATCTTCTGCGAAGTAGTGGCTATTTATGGTGTCATCATGGCAATAGTTTTCTCTTCGAAGCTCAATCTcgtcggcgatgatgaaatcTTCTCCGGCAGCAACCAATATACCGGATACGCACTCTTTTGGGGTGGTATCACTGTGGGCATGTGCAATTTGATCTGTGGTATCTCTGTCGGTATCAATGGAAGCAGTGCAGCTCTAGCCGATGCTGCTGATGGAAGCTT GTTTGTGAAGATCCTTGTTATCGAGATCTTCAGCTCCGTCCTTGGCTTATTCGGTCTTATCATCGGACTCCTGGTGACACAGAAGGCTAACGAATTTAAGTAA
- a CDS encoding bifunctional molybdopterin adenylyltransferase MobB/molybdopterin molybdotransferase MoeA family protein (molybdopterin biosynthesis protein) has translation MTDDKLKAAILIVSDTASKDPSTDRVAETLTSFFFSEGLNTWDRPATKIVPDNVLDIQRALCDWTDGPNWVNLILLSGGTGFALKDNTPEAVSPLIHRHAPGLVHGMIAASLQVTPFAMMSRPVAGVRNKTLIITLPGSPKGAKENLDAVFKLLPHACTQAAGANSRAIHAGGVKKLEAEAGLSSGGKVEHKRDHHHQHHHQLHSHSHSHGHGHGHVAPKAHTSPSERPQSNDPNAGPNRRYRESPYPMLSVDEALAVISEQTPEPVVVEVPVTTALVGSVIAEDVYAAEAVPAYRASIVDGYAVIAPETADVGPSTKGVFPVASISYANPGGSLSPLEPGTIARITTGAPLPPNANAVVMVEDTVLASSTPDGKEEATVEILTGDIKPNENVREPGSDIALGSKILQKGDLITSVGGEIGLLAASGTKIVKVFKKPCVGVLSTGDELVEHDDPRKLYGGQIRDSNRPSLLSCLASWGFPTVDLGIARDTPAGELERSLRDALRGVGRANSSVDVIITTGGVSMGELDLLKPTIERTLGGTIHFGRVSMKPGKPTTFATVPFKPTSSTQQVQQERETKLIFSLPGNPASALVTLNLFVLPSLYKLMGMGEKQTAPGLSSTLGLPLVSVSLTHAFPLDPKRTEYHRAIVTASRSDGRLYASSTGLGGVGQRSSRVGSLASANALLVLRPGSGQIEKGVLVEALMLGPVVAAQ, from the exons ATGACGGACGACAAACTTAAGGCAGCTATATTGATCGTATCGGATACTGCCTCTAAAGATCCTTCCACGGATAGAGTTGCTGAAACTCTCacgtctttcttcttctcagaGGGGTTAAATACCTGGGATCGACCGGCCACTAAGATCGTACCTGATAATGTACTCGATATCCAACGAGCCCTATGTGACTGGACAGATGGCCCAAACTGGGTGAATCTCATACTTTTGAGTGGCGGTACGGGCTTTGCGCTTAAGGATAACACCCCTGAG GCCGTGTCGCCTCTCATTCATCGCCATGCACCCGGCCTAGT TCATGGCATGATTGCCGCTTCTTTGCAAGTCACACCTT TTGCAATGATGTCACGGCCTGTTGCGGGTGTTAGGAACAAAACATTGATTATTACCTTGCCCGGCTCGCCAAAAGGGGCTAAAGAAAATCTCGACGCGGTCTTCAAGCTTCTGCCGCATGCGTGCACTCAAGCGGCTGGTGCTAACTCTCGCGCCATTCATGCCGGCGGTGTCAAGAAACTAGAAGCTGAGGCAGGGTTGTCCTCGGGGGGCAAAGTGGAACACAAACGCGaccatcaccatcaacatcaccaccaacttcattctcattctcattctcatggCCATGGACATGGCCATGTTGCCCCGAAGGCACATACGTCACCATCGGAGAGACCGCAATCAAATGATCCCAATGCAGGCCCAAATCGACGATATCGCGAATCCCCTTACCCAATGTTATCAGTGGATGAAGCACTTGCAGTTATTAGCGAACAAACTCCTGAAccagttgttgttgaggttcCTGTAACCACTGCCTTAGTTGGATCGGTAATTGCCGAGGATGTCTATGCCGCAGAAGCTGTTCCAGCTTACCGAGCCAGCATCGTAGATGGGTACGCCGTGATTGCACCTGAAACAGCAGATGTTGGACCAAGCACAAAGGGAGTTTTCCCCGTGGCGTCCATATCTTACGCCAACCCAGGAGGGTCATTGTCACCCCTCGAGCCTGGAACTATTGCCAGAATAACCACAGGAGCTCCTCTTCCGCCAAATGCCAATGCCGTAGTAATGGTTGAGGATACAGTGCTCGCTTCTTCGACCCCTGACGGCAAAGAGGAAGCAACAGTAGAGATATTGACAGGCGATATCAAACCGAACGAGAATGTCCGTGAGCCTGGCAGTGATATTGCGTTGGGGTCGAAAATCCTTCAGAAAGGAGACCTCATCACGTCAGTCGGAGGCGAGATTGGTCTTCTAGCAGCATCTGGAACAAAAATAGTCAAGGTCTTTAAGAAGCCATGTGTAGGTGTTCTAAGTACTGGAGATGAGCTCGTTGAGCACGACGACCCAAGAAAGCTCTATGGAGGACAAATTCGAGACTCCAACCGTCCATCTCTCCTCTCGTGCCTTGCCTCTTGGGGCTTCCCCACCGTCGATTTGGGAATTGCTCGTGATACACCAGCAGGTGAGCTGGAACGGAGCCTTCGGGATGCCCTTCGCGGAGTGGGAAGGGCAAATTCTAGCGTTGACGTGATTATCACCACCGGCGGCGTATCAATGGGTGAGCTCGACCTGCTGAAGCCCACTATCGAACGTACACTAGGCGGGACCATCCATTTCGGTCGCGTGTCCATGAAACCAGGCAAGCCGACCACGTTTGCCACGGTCCCATTCAAACCAACGTCGTCAACTCAACAAGTCCAGCAAGAGCGTGAAACTAAACTTATTTTCTCATTGCCTGGAAACCCTGCCTCGGCCCTCGTGACACTCAACTTATTCGTGCTCCCCTCTCTTTACAAGCTGATGGGCATGGGCGAAAAGCAAACTGCGCCTGGCTTATCATCAACACTTGGATTACCACTCGTTTCGGTCAGCTTGACACATGCGTTCCCGTTGGATCCCAAGCGTACCGAGTACCACCGGGCCATTGTGACAGCGTCTCGTTCCGATGGCCGATTGTACGCCTCTAGTACAGGCTTGGGGGGAGTTGGGCAGCGGAGTTCTAGAGTAGGAAGTCTAGCTAGCGCAAACGCGCTCTTAGTGCTTCGACCAGGAAGTGGACAGATTGAAAAGGGTGTCTTGGTAGAGGCATTGATGCTGGGGCCGGTCGTGGCAGCACAGTAA
- a CDS encoding inositol phosphorylceramide synthase regulatory subunit KEI1 (predicted protein), with translation MGIVTQLLLTTSLLPFFSSERIGFHFRFPFLLHPPIACATPTAAHRRYQRWGSHQPVFSASRGQSGLYGLLALLTGYHLSPVQLSMYLYSLLALGVATLLFPHIRKQSPLQCLALAWLYLFDSVINAAYTAAFGVTWFLVISQHYESGNASGPGGETIAQTAGFTSPKYDSPSSQGAQYARSPDGLGNAVTQPESFQSIVFICSLWIIRAYFVLVMLAFARQSLRLYIAVPRHTQLPTHSRNTSIASVASVADIDKEPFSPYTPDGQGWKGKLGRAMISVGRNYWLGEDEDGNWMDTIGRRFRARRESTELPGPLERERRRRSGTGPPQPSQSAVQAAALQQPTYEVPGMNVKMQDWSETR, from the exons ATGGGCATCGTGACCCAACTGCTGCTGACAACCAGccttctccctttcttctcttctgaaCGTATTGGCTTCCATTTCCGTTTCCCTTTTCTACTGCATCCTCCCATTGCTTGTGCCACTCCTACAGCAGCCCATCGGCGATATCAGAGATGGGGTTCTCACCAACCCGTTTTCTCCGCATCCCGCGGCCAGAG CGGCCTTTACGGGTTGCTTGCGCTCCTAACCGGCTACCACCTTTCACCCGTCCAGCTGTCCATGTACCTTTACTCCCTGCTCGCTCTCGGCGTCGCAACACTGCTCTTCCCACATATCCGAAAACAATCACCTCTGCAATGTCTCGCTCTCGCCTGGCTCTACCTCTTCGATAGCGTCATCAACGCCGCATATACAGCTGCTTTTGGTGTAACATGGTTCCTTGTCATTTCTCAACATTACGAGAGTGGAAATGCCTCCGGGCCCGGTGGTGAGACGATTGCTCAAACGGCCGGCTTCACCAGCCCGAAGTACGATTCGCCATCTTCCCAGGGCGCCCAGTATGCCAGAAGTCCCGATGGCCTAGGCAACGCGGTTACCCAGCCGGAAAGTTTCCAAAGCATTGTCTTCATCTGCTCGCTATGGATCATCCGTGCAtattttgttcttgtcatGCTGGCATTTGCTCGCCAGTCTCTACGTCTTTATATCGCTGTGCCTCGTCACACTCAGCTCCCAACTCATAGCCGGAACACTTCCATCGCCAGTGTGGCTAGCGTCGCTGATATCGATAAGGAGCCGTTCTCGCCTTACACTCCTGATGGTCAAGGTTGGAAGGGAAAACTTGGTCGCGCTATGATTAGCGTTGGTCGCAATTATTGGTTaggcgaggatgaggatggtaACTGGATGGATACTATCGGACGGCGGTTCCGTGCTCGCCGCGAGAGCACCGAGCTTCCCGGTCCCCTCGAAAGAGAACGGAGACGTCGATCTGGAACGGGCCCTCCACAACCTTCTCAGTCGGCTGTCCAGGCGGCTGCCTTACAACAACCCACTTATGAGGTACCGGGTATGAACGTCAAAATGCAGGACTGGAGCGAAACTAGGTAA
- a CDS encoding Rab family GTPase YPT6 (GTPase Rab6/YPT6/Ryh1, small G protein superfamily), with product MASTSAVGSYSNPLKKFKLVFLGEQSVGKTSLITRFMYDSFDNTYQATIGIDFLSKTMYLEDRTVRLQLWDTAGQERFRSLIPSYIRDSSVAVVVYDISNAKSFQNTRKWIDDVRGERGNDVIIVLVGNKTDLNDKREVTTAQGEEEAKKNGLMFIETSAKVGHNVKQLFRRIAQALPGMEGEGSRGESQVIDVNINPKETTTNDGCAC from the exons ATGGCATCCACTTCCGCTGTAGGGTCGTATTCGAACCCTTTGAAAAAGTTCAA GCTGGTGTTCTTGGGAGAGCAGAGCG TTGGCAAAACGTCCCTGATTACGAGATTCATGTACGACTCATTCGACAATACATATCAAGCGACCATCGGAATCGACTTTCTGTCAAAG ACTATGTACCTAGAGGACAGGACTGTCCGACTCCAGCTTTGGGATACAGCCGGTCAAGAAAGATTCAGGTCGTTGATTCCTTCCTACATTCGGGATTCGAgcgttgctgttgttgtttacGATATTTCAAACGCCAAGTCCTTCCAGAATACCCGGAAATGGATTGACGACGTACGAGGGGAGCGTGGCAATGATGTTATCATTGTTCTAGTTGGCAACAAGACTGATCTTAACGACAAGCGCGAGGTCACCACCGCGCagggtgaagaggaggctAAGAAGAACGGGTTGATGTTTATCGAGACTAGCGCCAAGGTTGGTCATAACGTCAAGCAACTTTTCCGGCGGATAGCCCAAGCTCTACCAGGCATGGAAGGCGAAGGTAGTAGAGGAGAGAGCCAAG TGATCGATGTGAACATCAACCCAAAAGAGACCACAACCAACGATGGATGCGCATGCTGA